In the genome of Methylophaga nitratireducenticrescens, one region contains:
- a CDS encoding DUF3883 domain-containing protein, translating into MTNNWSDFEVEVAVEDYFNMLRLELSGQKYNKTEHRRALIEQLNNRTNGSIELKHQNISAVLIEMGIPYIDGYKPRFNYQRSLLPLAITDYLEKNPEIQLLFEKDSVFIPAVPKVEDFLAALEQPPAPIDRKESSIAEPKIIYNPGGVNYLEREARNQLLGDAGEQFVINFERARLIRAGRDSLADQIEQISITIGPSAGYDIRSFEDNGAERFIEAKTTKYGKNTPFFVTPNELRFSQKNSSRYYLYRIFKFRDTPRLFALQGNLEERCILAPSEYMARTA; encoded by the coding sequence ATGACTAACAACTGGTCAGATTTTGAAGTTGAGGTGGCCGTTGAAGATTACTTCAATATGCTTCGGCTCGAATTGTCTGGTCAGAAATACAATAAAACTGAGCACCGTCGAGCTCTGATTGAACAACTGAATAACCGCACCAATGGATCGATCGAGTTAAAACATCAGAATATAAGTGCCGTTTTGATCGAAATGGGTATTCCATACATTGACGGTTATAAACCTCGATTTAATTATCAACGTTCCCTTTTACCTCTCGCAATAACAGATTACCTTGAAAAGAATCCTGAGATTCAGCTGCTATTTGAGAAAGATTCGGTATTTATTCCAGCTGTTCCGAAAGTAGAAGATTTCCTGGCCGCCCTGGAACAGCCTCCGGCTCCAATAGATCGCAAAGAGAGCAGCATTGCAGAACCCAAGATTATTTATAATCCTGGTGGGGTAAATTATCTGGAGCGTGAAGCTCGAAATCAGTTGTTAGGTGATGCTGGAGAACAGTTTGTTATTAACTTTGAACGTGCTCGTTTAATACGTGCGGGTAGAGATTCTCTGGCCGACCAGATAGAACAAATCTCAATAACTATTGGTCCATCTGCTGGTTATGATATTCGTTCTTTTGAGGATAATGGTGCTGAACGTTTCATTGAGGCAAAGACAACAAAGTACGGAAAGAACACGCCGTTTTTTGTAACACCAAATGAATTGCGATTTTCCCAGAAGAATTCCTCGCGTTATTATCTATATCGAATATTCAAATTTCGGGATACTCCAAGACTTTTCGCTTTACAAGGTAATCTTGAAGAGCGCTGCATCCTTGCACCGTCAGAGTATATGGCGAGAACAGCATAA
- a CDS encoding DUF3307 domain-containing protein, giving the protein MNEYLILSILLLAHLLGDFYLQSEGMVKAKYFGSKKKWFKLGPLSTHIAHALIHGGLVLGLLVSFRILDLIEVSTTEVWLLFISLTFGHLFIDISKSWFSSQCSVFKNNAFPTLIVDQIAHTVFIFCIWIGFFDRFGNWVDSLNLQSLIMVIAYLLVLKPTSIIVQLILLSKDHNGETRAEFTEKTEMVTADNDKQLPNAGKVIGYIERVVILTLIFADQYTAIGFIIAAKSVLRFGENNSKDTKLNEYVLLGTLASFAIVLLVGVMTKFIVENLTM; this is encoded by the coding sequence GTGAATGAGTATCTGATTTTATCCATATTGCTGTTAGCACATTTACTAGGTGATTTTTACCTGCAAAGTGAAGGAATGGTCAAGGCAAAGTATTTCGGTTCCAAGAAAAAATGGTTTAAGTTGGGACCTCTTTCTACACACATAGCCCACGCATTAATCCATGGAGGGTTAGTGTTAGGTTTGTTGGTAAGCTTTCGAATACTCGATTTGATTGAAGTTTCAACAACTGAAGTTTGGTTGCTGTTTATTAGTTTAACCTTTGGGCATTTGTTTATTGATATCTCCAAATCATGGTTTAGCTCGCAGTGTAGCGTCTTTAAAAATAATGCTTTCCCAACGCTAATCGTTGATCAGATTGCACATACCGTATTTATCTTCTGCATTTGGATAGGGTTTTTCGATAGATTTGGAAACTGGGTGGATAGCTTAAATCTCCAAAGCCTAATTATGGTAATTGCCTATCTTTTAGTATTGAAACCAACTTCAATAATTGTGCAGCTTATACTTTTGTCTAAGGACCATAATGGCGAGACGCGGGCAGAGTTTACAGAGAAAACTGAAATGGTAACAGCTGATAATGATAAGCAACTCCCCAACGCTGGCAAAGTTATTGGCTACATAGAGAGAGTAGTAATATTGACTCTGATTTTTGCAGATCAATACACTGCCATTGGATTTATTATCGCTGCTAAATCAGTTCTCAGGTTTGGTGAAAATAACTCAAAAGATACAAAACTTAACGAATACGTGCTTTTAGGAACATTGGCTAGTTTTGCTATCGTTTTGCTAGTGGGAGTGATGACCAAATTTATAGTTGAAAATCTAACTATGTAA
- a CDS encoding SatD family protein, whose translation MSNNLKAVITGDLVNSRQINTDEYSEVLNHLKELLHNLAQEREMRFDIFRGDEFQVVLKDPAESVFIASIIRLSLLSIKVDVRQSIAVAEIDDLRSKVKSSTGQAFVLSGQNLNNMKSELFAFASSNNVLCKHLSATISLLDVHLSSLTPTKASVLSCYLQHSDESHEHIGKRLDKGRVNTTKLLNASHYTAVKGYLDYVYELIRLKGEISE comes from the coding sequence TTGTCAAACAACTTAAAAGCAGTTATTACTGGTGACCTAGTAAACTCACGTCAAATTAACACGGATGAGTATAGTGAGGTGCTTAATCACCTGAAAGAGCTTTTGCACAACTTGGCACAAGAACGTGAGATGAGATTTGATATATTCAGAGGCGATGAATTTCAGGTTGTCTTGAAAGATCCTGCTGAATCAGTTTTTATCGCAAGTATTATTCGGCTTTCCCTGCTATCAATTAAAGTTGATGTACGCCAAAGTATTGCCGTAGCGGAAATCGATGATTTAAGAAGTAAAGTAAAGAGCTCAACTGGGCAAGCTTTCGTGCTGTCAGGCCAAAACCTAAATAATATGAAGTCTGAATTGTTTGCATTTGCATCTTCAAACAACGTCCTTTGTAAACACCTTAGCGCTACTATTTCATTACTTGATGTCCACTTATCGTCATTAACGCCCACTAAAGCTAGCGTTTTAAGTTGTTATTTGCAGCATAGTGATGAATCTCACGAGCATATAGGCAAGCGATTAGACAAAGGACGTGTCAACACGACCAAGTTATTAAACGCAAGTCACTACACAGCAGTAAAAGGCTATTTAGATTATGTTTATGAGCTAATTAGGCTAAAAGGAGAAATAAGTGAATGA
- a CDS encoding AAA family ATPase, whose translation MNNFIVFTGGPGSGKTSVINRLKALNYQCATEVGRKVIQRQVEIQGTALYWGKRGREKGTDLF comes from the coding sequence GTGAATAATTTTATCGTATTTACCGGTGGCCCAGGGTCGGGCAAAACTTCTGTTATCAATCGCTTGAAAGCGCTTAATTATCAGTGTGCCACAGAAGTTGGCCGCAAAGTGATTCAGCGGCAAGTTGAGATACAAGGCACAGCGTTATATTGGGGGAAAAGGGGACGGGAAAAGGGGACAGATTTATTTTAG
- a CDS encoding DUF2200 domain-containing protein, whose translation MAKHPIFTMPFSKVYPLYVQKAERKNRTKVEVDQIIFWLTGYDQAGLKQQIELENDFETFFAQAPAIHPNSSLIKGVVCGVRVEEVDDPLMQKIRYLDKLIDELAKGKSMEKILRQ comes from the coding sequence ATGGCTAAACATCCTATCTTCACCATGCCATTTTCAAAGGTCTATCCGCTTTATGTTCAAAAGGCTGAACGTAAAAATCGAACGAAAGTGGAAGTGGATCAAATCATTTTCTGGCTAACCGGTTATGACCAAGCAGGATTAAAACAGCAAATCGAATTGGAAAATGATTTTGAAACCTTCTTTGCTCAAGCCCCTGCTATTCATCCCAATAGTTCACTAATCAAAGGCGTGGTGTGTGGTGTTCGGGTTGAAGAGGTCGACGACCCATTGATGCAGAAAATTCGTTATCTGGACAAGTTGATTGATGAGCTGGCTAAAGGCAAGTCGATGGAGAAGATTCTTCGGCAATAA
- a CDS encoding DUF2200 family protein, translating to MTKHSIFSIPFAKVYPLYIQKAERKKRTKAEVDQIICWLTGYDQAGLKQQIELENDFETFFAQAPAIHPNSSLIKPRKKQKKGDRFIFHTSLRFSKINLSPFFLIHFLVT from the coding sequence ATGACTAAACATTCAATTTTCTCAATACCATTCGCCAAGGTTTATCCACTGTATATTCAAAAGGCTGAACGTAAAAAACGAACGAAAGCGGAAGTTGATCAAATCATTTGCTGGCTGACCGGTTATGACCAAGCAGGATTAAAACAGCAAATCGAATTGGAAAATGATTTTGAAACTTTTTTTGCTCAAGCCCCAGCGATTCATCCAAATAGCTCTTTAATCAAACCAAGAAAAAAGCAGAAAAAAGGGGACAGATTTATTTTCCATACATCCCTCAGGTTCTCTAAAATAAATCTGTCCCCTTTTTTCCTGATTCATTTCCTCGTTACTTAA
- a CDS encoding IS110 family RNA-guided transposase yields MIESNVIAIDLAKNVFQVCKLSPRGHVIWNKQVNRSKLIALLVNEPVSLVAMESCGGTHYWARYAKTCGHSIKAMSARRVKAFLQGHKTDANDAIAIGLAALQPAVKSSRTITLEEQCQQGITMMRDLAVRQKVALAKQLRDQLLELGHPINKGDAALLRCVPEIVEDAENGLPDFYREALYHQYQQLRDLLAHAEALEQRFKEAVRQDPVCRRLSALEGVGPVGAMLLKLALSQPGHFNNARQAAACVGVTPVQHSSGGKGSISKLAGDKKLRSVLFEGALAVIRSLDKREAKTIKEQWLKQLIHRRGKKVTAIALANKTVRTAYAMLKKNTDYQPALLVG; encoded by the coding sequence ATGATTGAGTCTAATGTAATCGCGATAGACCTCGCAAAAAATGTTTTTCAGGTGTGCAAGTTGTCCCCCAGAGGACATGTCATTTGGAATAAACAAGTTAACCGCTCAAAGCTGATAGCGCTATTAGTCAATGAACCTGTCTCGCTGGTAGCGATGGAGTCCTGCGGTGGAACCCATTACTGGGCACGTTACGCCAAGACGTGCGGGCACAGCATTAAAGCGATGTCTGCACGACGGGTAAAAGCATTTTTGCAAGGCCATAAAACGGATGCCAACGATGCGATAGCGATTGGTCTGGCCGCCTTGCAACCAGCGGTCAAATCAAGCCGAACCATCACACTGGAAGAGCAATGTCAGCAAGGTATCACGATGATGCGGGATTTGGCGGTTCGGCAAAAGGTTGCCCTGGCCAAACAGTTACGCGACCAGTTACTAGAGCTAGGCCATCCGATTAATAAAGGCGATGCCGCGTTGCTACGATGTGTGCCTGAAATAGTAGAAGACGCCGAAAATGGATTACCTGATTTTTACCGTGAAGCGCTCTACCACCAATACCAGCAACTAAGGGACTTGCTCGCCCATGCTGAAGCTTTAGAACAACGTTTCAAAGAAGCGGTCAGGCAAGATCCGGTGTGCCGTCGTTTAAGCGCTTTAGAAGGCGTCGGTCCGGTTGGCGCCATGCTGTTGAAACTGGCACTGAGCCAGCCGGGACATTTTAACAATGCCCGACAGGCGGCAGCCTGCGTTGGCGTCACCCCAGTACAGCACAGTTCTGGAGGAAAGGGCTCTATTAGCAAGTTGGCGGGTGATAAAAAGCTGCGTAGCGTCCTATTTGAAGGGGCATTAGCAGTTATCCGAAGCTTGGACAAGCGGGAAGCGAAAACCATCAAAGAGCAATGGTTAAAGCAATTAATCCACCGGCGAGGTAAGAAGGTCACGGCGATAGCGTTGGCTAACAAGACAGTCAGAACGGCTTATGCCATGCTGAAAAAGAATACCGACTACCAGCCAGCTTTGTTGGTTGGATAG
- a CDS encoding MBL fold metallo-hydrolase RNA specificity domain-containing protein, translating to MKLRFLGGTSTVTGSRYLLSDDNHRLLVDCGLYQGVKTLRRRNWAPFPVDPSTINAVVLTHAHIDHSGYLPALVKNGFKGKIYCTKATHQLCNVLLPDAGYLQEEDAKYAFRKKFSKHESPEPLFTEKDAREALKHFESLHYHETFEPVKGFEVSFTPAGHILGSSCVHVHHKGSDRTVVFTGDVGRQNDIIMRPPEPLQHADVLVCESTYGDRLHGESDPEAVLAEIITKTAGRGGITLMPAFAVGRAQMLLYVVHKLMGEGKIPEMPVYLNSPMAIKATEAFIKHHKEHKLDQSQCALIDNQTQYIRTVEEAIELDSMRYPCVIVSASGMASGGRVLHHLKTLLPNPRNSIVFAGFQAPGTRGDALVNGAQSVKIHGAYWPVKAEIHNMDSMSAHGDYNEILTWLEQGNLKPDKVYVTHGEVVASDTMRKHITEKFGWDAEVPELFEEVEI from the coding sequence ATGAAACTTCGCTTTCTCGGTGGTACCAGCACAGTAACCGGTTCCCGCTATCTGCTTTCTGATGATAACCATCGATTGCTGGTGGATTGTGGTTTGTATCAAGGGGTGAAAACTCTGCGGCGGCGAAACTGGGCACCGTTTCCGGTAGATCCTTCAACTATCAATGCCGTGGTACTGACTCATGCTCATATCGATCATTCCGGCTATCTGCCAGCGCTGGTAAAAAATGGTTTCAAAGGCAAAATATACTGCACTAAGGCAACCCATCAGCTGTGTAATGTGTTGTTGCCCGATGCCGGTTATCTGCAGGAAGAAGATGCCAAGTATGCTTTTCGCAAGAAGTTCTCTAAACACGAGAGTCCGGAACCACTATTTACCGAAAAAGATGCCCGAGAAGCGTTAAAACACTTCGAATCCCTGCACTACCACGAGACATTCGAGCCGGTAAAAGGCTTTGAAGTCAGCTTCACACCAGCGGGACATATTCTGGGCTCATCCTGTGTTCATGTTCATCACAAAGGTTCAGACCGAACGGTAGTATTTACGGGTGATGTAGGTCGACAAAACGACATTATCATGCGTCCGCCGGAACCGTTGCAGCACGCAGACGTATTGGTATGCGAATCGACCTACGGCGACCGACTCCATGGTGAATCAGATCCAGAAGCTGTACTTGCAGAAATCATTACCAAAACCGCAGGCCGAGGTGGTATCACGCTGATGCCAGCCTTTGCCGTTGGCCGTGCACAAATGCTGCTATATGTGGTACATAAACTTATGGGAGAAGGCAAAATCCCCGAAATGCCGGTCTACCTGAACAGCCCAATGGCAATCAAGGCTACCGAGGCATTCATCAAACACCATAAAGAACATAAGCTGGACCAAAGCCAGTGCGCGCTTATTGATAATCAAACTCAATACATTCGTACCGTAGAGGAAGCCATAGAACTGGACAGCATGCGTTACCCTTGTGTAATTGTATCGGCAAGCGGTATGGCCTCCGGTGGTCGGGTATTACATCATCTCAAAACCCTATTACCCAATCCACGTAACAGTATTGTCTTCGCCGGCTTCCAGGCTCCTGGTACTCGCGGTGATGCTTTGGTTAATGGTGCTCAATCGGTCAAAATCCATGGTGCATACTGGCCGGTAAAAGCCGAAATTCATAATATGGATTCCATGTCAGCCCACGGTGATTACAACGAAATCCTCACCTGGTTGGAGCAGGGCAACCTCAAACCCGATAAAGTTTACGTCACCCATGGCGAAGTCGTTGCCAGCGACACCATGCGTAAACACATCACTGAAAAATTCGGCTGGGATGCCGAAGTGCCAGAACTGTTTGAGGAAGTTGAAATCTGA
- a CDS encoding cupin domain-containing protein produces MKSNIFTLLLLGMMLISSGSLAGDRYRGDGHMMMTPDQLNWGPVASMGEGAEIAFIEGDISAEEPFNFRLRLQDGYEILPHKHPAYERVTVLEGTLHFAHGKTFNKDATQRLPVGSVAIMPSGDPMFGYAEGQTIIQLHGTGPWGIEYINPDDDPRN; encoded by the coding sequence ATGAAATCGAATATTTTCACACTATTACTACTCGGTATGATGCTTATCTCATCAGGTTCGTTGGCGGGTGATCGCTATCGTGGTGATGGTCATATGATGATGACACCGGATCAACTGAATTGGGGGCCAGTCGCATCCATGGGTGAGGGGGCTGAGATCGCTTTTATTGAGGGTGATATTTCGGCTGAAGAGCCATTCAATTTTCGCCTTAGATTACAGGATGGCTATGAAATTCTGCCTCATAAACATCCTGCCTATGAACGGGTAACCGTGCTGGAAGGTACATTGCATTTTGCCCATGGTAAAACCTTCAACAAAGATGCCACCCAACGTCTGCCTGTCGGCAGCGTGGCGATCATGCCTTCCGGTGACCCCATGTTTGGCTATGCAGAAGGACAGACCATCATTCAGCTGCATGGAACGGGCCCATGGGGTATTGAATATATTAATCCTGATGACGATCCGCGTAACTGA
- a CDS encoding YcnI family copper-binding membrane protein: MKTKLLMLAMLVPGMANAQVMLEQNQAESGSYYKGVLTVTQGCDGSTTTAITVDIPEGLQFAQPMPKAGWQVEIVKKPVERPFFRDGIEITEAVRQITWSGNSLHDIHFDEFVFRGRVGVGATSVLYFPVTQKCETGELHWDQIAEEEPVKNTMPKETGPKAVKDLMEDLDELAEDQADQQKAHQHQHGQDTEDAEHAGEHSQPKAHQHKHQHGQSKDEDEAKHIGNHGEPKAHQHQHGQQMEMMKEDDEMDHSAHAGHGQSTLQYPAPFVKVVDGTGEHHHH, from the coding sequence ATGAAAACAAAACTACTTATGTTGGCGATGTTGGTTCCCGGTATGGCAAATGCTCAAGTAATGCTGGAACAGAATCAGGCCGAAAGCGGAAGCTATTACAAAGGTGTTTTGACCGTTACGCAAGGTTGTGATGGTTCGACTACCACAGCAATAACGGTAGATATTCCTGAAGGGCTGCAATTTGCTCAGCCCATGCCCAAAGCAGGCTGGCAAGTAGAAATCGTGAAGAAACCGGTTGAACGCCCTTTCTTTCGCGATGGCATCGAGATAACAGAAGCCGTACGCCAGATCACATGGTCTGGTAATTCTTTGCATGATATTCATTTTGATGAATTTGTCTTCCGGGGACGTGTTGGTGTAGGTGCTACCAGTGTGTTGTATTTCCCGGTTACCCAAAAATGTGAAACAGGCGAATTGCATTGGGACCAGATTGCTGAAGAAGAGCCAGTTAAAAACACCATGCCCAAAGAAACCGGCCCCAAAGCGGTGAAGGATCTGATGGAAGATTTAGATGAGCTGGCTGAAGATCAAGCTGATCAGCAAAAAGCACATCAGCATCAACATGGGCAGGATACTGAAGATGCCGAACATGCTGGCGAGCATAGCCAACCCAAAGCGCATCAGCATAAACATCAACACGGCCAGTCAAAAGATGAGGATGAGGCCAAACACATAGGCAATCACGGTGAACCGAAAGCCCACCAACATCAGCATGGTCAACAGATGGAGATGATGAAAGAGGATGATGAGATGGATCATTCTGCTCACGCAGGCCATGGACAATCAACGCTGCAATATCCGGCACCGTTTGTGAAAGTTGTGGATGGTACGGGTGAACATCACCACCATTAA
- the rep gene encoding DNA helicase Rep translates to MKDLNPEQREAVRYIDGPLLVLAGAGSGKTRVITRKIAYLIEQCGMKASNIAAVTFTNKAAREMKERVADLMSTRQASARGLMVSTFHTLGLNILRRDGKSLGYRPGFSIFDAQDSLAVFRDLMGRDFAADSDHAQEVQNLISNWKNQLILPEQAAQIADGAQEEFAARVYPRYVQALQAYNAVDFDDLILKPVILFREHRDVLQKWQAKIHYLLVDEYQDTNGCQYELVKQLVGIREKLTVVGDDDQSVYSWRGARPENLVQLQTDFPRLNLIKLEQNYRSMGRILRVANKLISHNPHVFEKRLWSAMGEGDAIRIIGCRDDEHESEKVISELLYHKLKHQASFKDYAILYRSNHQSRSLEKVLREHNVPYFLTGGTSFFSRVEVKDIMAYLRLLANQDDDNAFLRVINTPRRGIGSSTLQALGEYAAKRNTSMFGACFEMGLAESLPAKSVQNLEVFTRWLIDIADRAARGNLLDAIKDMIEEINYRGWLEEVSGDPNKANRRMENVDELVSWIERMIDQDTEEKSIGDIAARLTLMDIMDRQADENQADAVHLMTLHAAKGLEFPHVFIVGMEEEILPHRTSIEEDSIEEERRLAYVGITRAQRSLVMTLANTRKRYGEKVDCEESRFLRELPPEDLIWMTEKTQVDPEERKERGKAHLSNIRDMLK, encoded by the coding sequence GTGAAAGATCTCAATCCGGAACAGCGGGAAGCTGTGCGTTACATCGATGGACCGTTGTTAGTGTTAGCTGGTGCCGGCAGTGGCAAGACGCGGGTTATTACCCGTAAGATTGCCTATCTGATCGAGCAATGCGGTATGAAAGCCAGCAATATCGCTGCCGTAACCTTTACCAATAAAGCTGCTCGTGAGATGAAGGAGCGGGTTGCTGATTTGATGTCTACCCGACAAGCTTCAGCGCGTGGTTTGATGGTCTCCACATTCCATACGCTTGGTTTGAACATCCTGCGTCGTGATGGCAAATCGCTAGGCTATCGTCCTGGTTTTTCCATTTTTGATGCCCAGGATTCTTTGGCGGTTTTTCGGGATCTGATGGGCCGTGATTTTGCGGCTGACAGCGATCATGCTCAGGAAGTACAAAACCTGATTTCAAACTGGAAAAACCAGCTAATTTTGCCCGAACAAGCTGCCCAGATTGCCGATGGTGCTCAAGAGGAATTTGCTGCCAGGGTTTATCCACGTTACGTGCAGGCATTGCAGGCCTATAACGCTGTGGATTTTGACGATTTGATTTTAAAGCCAGTGATTCTGTTTCGCGAACATCGAGATGTTTTGCAGAAATGGCAGGCGAAAATACATTATCTGCTGGTGGATGAATACCAGGATACCAACGGCTGTCAGTACGAGTTGGTTAAACAATTGGTTGGCATTCGTGAAAAGCTCACCGTGGTAGGGGATGATGATCAATCGGTTTATTCCTGGCGTGGCGCACGCCCTGAAAATCTGGTGCAGCTGCAAACGGACTTTCCGCGATTAAATCTGATTAAACTGGAACAGAACTATCGTTCCATGGGCCGTATCCTGCGTGTTGCCAATAAACTTATCAGTCATAACCCCCACGTGTTTGAAAAGCGATTATGGAGCGCTATGGGTGAGGGCGATGCCATTCGGATCATTGGCTGTCGTGATGACGAGCATGAATCGGAAAAAGTCATTTCCGAGCTGCTGTATCACAAGCTCAAACACCAGGCGAGTTTCAAGGACTATGCGATTTTGTATCGCAGTAATCATCAATCCCGTTCGCTGGAAAAAGTATTACGTGAACATAACGTGCCGTATTTTCTGACCGGAGGAACCTCGTTTTTCTCACGGGTCGAAGTTAAAGACATCATGGCCTATCTGCGCCTACTGGCCAATCAGGATGATGATAATGCGTTTCTGCGAGTCATTAACACCCCACGTCGAGGTATCGGTTCATCCACCTTACAGGCGCTTGGAGAATACGCTGCCAAACGCAACACCAGCATGTTTGGCGCCTGTTTTGAAATGGGACTGGCGGAAAGCCTGCCAGCTAAATCAGTGCAGAATCTGGAAGTCTTTACCCGCTGGCTGATTGATATTGCCGATCGTGCTGCCCGAGGCAATCTGCTGGACGCTATCAAGGATATGATCGAAGAAATCAATTATCGCGGCTGGCTGGAGGAGGTCAGTGGTGATCCCAATAAAGCCAATCGTCGTATGGAAAATGTCGATGAACTGGTCAGCTGGATCGAACGAATGATTGATCAGGACACCGAAGAAAAATCGATTGGTGATATTGCTGCCCGTTTAACGCTGATGGATATCATGGACCGGCAGGCTGATGAAAATCAGGCTGATGCGGTGCATCTGATGACATTACATGCCGCTAAAGGACTGGAATTCCCACATGTCTTCATTGTCGGTATGGAAGAAGAAATTCTGCCACATCGAACCAGTATTGAAGAGGATTCCATCGAAGAAGAACGGCGTCTGGCGTATGTTGGTATCACTCGGGCACAACGTAGTCTGGTGATGACGCTGGCCAATACCCGTAAACGTTATGGTGAAAAGGTGGACTGTGAAGAAAGTCGTTTTCTTCGCGAGTTACCGCCGGAAGATCTGATCTGGATGACCGAAAAAACTCAGGTAGATCCTGAAGAGCGAAAAGAGCGTGGTAAAGCGCATTTATCCAATATTCGCGATATGCTTAAGTAA
- a CDS encoding YifB family Mg chelatase-like AAA ATPase yields MSIATVYSRALTGIYAQAVTVEVHLSNGLPSLSIVGMAETAVKESKDRVRSALINSQFTFPQQRITINLAPADLPKEGGRFDLPIALGILAASNQIPVQSLSNMEFIGELGLTGELRAVRGVLPTALATSEANRQLMVPFENAEEAALTEQGESFAAKTLLEVCAHLHDQLRLPANLNQQQHSQNNYADLADVRGQASARRALEIAAAGSHSILFAGPPGTGKTMLASRLPGILPPMSEQEAIETATIHSISSAGFQVENWMQRPFRAPHHTASAVALVGGGSQPKPGEISLANNGVLFLDELPEYDRKVLEVLREPIESGKITISRAANQADFPSKFQLVAAMNPCPCGYLGQARCHCTEEQVRRYRGKISGPLLDRIDMLMEVPAVDKKLLRPQPDDVPPESSEVVRQRVIQARQIQLDRANKANASLQHKELEVFCTLSDQDFQLVEKAISRFGLSARAYHRILKVARTIADLVGSSDIQTVHLTEAIGYRRLDTAN; encoded by the coding sequence ATGAGTATTGCCACGGTTTACAGTCGTGCTTTGACCGGTATTTATGCTCAGGCAGTGACGGTTGAAGTGCATCTTTCCAATGGTCTGCCTAGTTTATCGATTGTCGGCATGGCGGAAACGGCGGTGAAGGAAAGCAAGGATCGCGTTCGTTCGGCATTGATAAACTCTCAGTTCACTTTTCCTCAGCAACGTATCACTATTAATCTGGCTCCGGCAGATTTGCCCAAAGAAGGCGGGCGTTTTGATTTACCGATAGCGTTGGGTATTCTGGCAGCTTCCAATCAAATACCCGTGCAATCATTAAGCAATATGGAGTTTATCGGTGAGCTGGGTCTGACGGGTGAATTACGTGCGGTTCGAGGTGTATTACCCACTGCGTTAGCCACATCTGAGGCTAACCGACAATTAATGGTGCCATTTGAGAATGCTGAAGAGGCGGCGCTTACTGAACAGGGTGAGAGTTTTGCTGCGAAGACCTTGTTGGAAGTCTGTGCACATTTGCATGACCAATTGCGGTTACCAGCCAATCTGAATCAACAGCAGCATAGTCAAAATAATTATGCTGACTTAGCCGATGTGCGTGGTCAGGCATCCGCCAGACGAGCTCTGGAAATTGCTGCAGCTGGATCACATAGCATTTTATTTGCCGGGCCACCCGGTACGGGCAAAACCATGTTGGCCAGTCGTTTGCCGGGAATTTTGCCACCAATGAGTGAGCAGGAAGCAATTGAAACGGCGACCATTCATTCAATTTCATCAGCGGGATTTCAAGTTGAAAACTGGATGCAGCGACCTTTTCGAGCGCCACATCATACGGCTTCGGCGGTGGCTTTGGTTGGTGGTGGCAGTCAGCCTAAACCGGGTGAAATTTCTTTAGCAAACAACGGCGTCTTATTTCTTGATGAATTGCCTGAATATGACCGTAAAGTATTAGAAGTTTTACGCGAGCCAATTGAATCCGGAAAAATAACTATTTCCCGTGCTGCCAATCAAGCAGATTTTCCGTCTAAATTTCAATTAGTTGCCGCAATGAATCCCTGTCCGTGTGGTTATCTGGGGCAGGCAAGATGCCATTGCACAGAAGAGCAAGTCAGACGCTACCGTGGTAAGATCTCCGGCCCGTTATTGGATCGCATTGATATGTTAATGGAGGTACCGGCAGTGGATAAAAAACTGTTGCGACCTCAGCCTGATGATGTGCCGCCTGAGTCCAGTGAAGTGGTTCGTCAGCGGGTGATTCAGGCACGGCAGATTCAACTTGATCGTGCCAACAAAGCCAATGCGTCCCTGCAACATAAAGAACTAGAGGTTTTTTGCACCTTGTCAGATCAGGATTTTCAATTAGTAGAAAAAGCTATCAGCCGTTTTGGTCTGTCGGCGCGTGCTTATCATCGTATTTTAAAAGTGGCCCGCACCATTGCTGATTTGGTCGGTTCATCTGACATTCAAACAGTCCATTTAACAGAAGCCATCGGCTATCGACGCCTCGACACAGCGAATTAA